The following are encoded together in the Microbacterium hatanonis genome:
- a CDS encoding bifunctional folylpolyglutamate synthase/dihydrofolate synthase yields the protein MSDRDRADAVYAALLTRQGEQWVQPRVERTRRVLELLADPQRTYRVIHVTGTNGKTSTSRMIESLVRSTGLRTGLFTSPHLVRFTERIMVDGEPVSDAAVADAWDEIQPFVDLVDAELAAAGDAALTFFELLTVLGFVVFADAPVDVLVLEVGMGGAWDSTNTADGDVAVFAPIALDHADRLGSTIREIATVKSGIVKDGAAVVSARQDPEAAAVLRAAAAARGATIAFEGEEFGLSSQRLAVGGQLISVRGLSGTFDEQYLPLYGFHQGANAALAIAAVESLFGTVSADVVTDGLAQATSPGRLQLVGSHPIVVADAAHNPHGAQALVSGLRETFDVDEWGVVVGVLGDKDAAGIVDALAPVAARVFATAPESERASDPDLIADLAEARGATVSVHPGLDDAAEAAREWAAASDRRAVVIAGSVVLAGEALRLSEAEDWKNGWQE from the coding sequence ATGAGCGACCGCGACCGCGCCGACGCCGTGTATGCGGCTCTGCTGACGAGGCAGGGCGAGCAGTGGGTCCAGCCCCGTGTCGAGCGGACCCGCCGGGTGCTGGAGTTGCTGGCGGACCCTCAGCGCACCTACCGAGTGATCCACGTGACCGGCACGAACGGGAAGACGTCGACGAGCCGCATGATCGAGAGCCTGGTCCGATCGACCGGGCTGCGCACCGGGCTCTTCACGAGCCCGCACCTCGTGCGCTTCACCGAGCGCATCATGGTCGACGGCGAACCCGTCTCCGACGCCGCCGTCGCCGACGCGTGGGATGAGATCCAACCGTTCGTCGACCTCGTCGACGCCGAGCTGGCGGCGGCGGGCGACGCCGCCCTCACCTTCTTCGAGCTCCTCACGGTTCTGGGGTTCGTCGTCTTCGCCGATGCGCCGGTCGACGTCCTCGTGCTCGAGGTGGGCATGGGCGGCGCCTGGGACTCCACCAACACCGCCGATGGAGACGTCGCGGTGTTCGCCCCGATCGCGCTCGACCACGCCGACCGCCTCGGATCGACGATCCGCGAGATCGCGACCGTGAAGTCGGGCATCGTGAAGGACGGTGCCGCCGTGGTCTCCGCCCGCCAGGATCCCGAGGCGGCAGCCGTGCTCCGTGCCGCCGCCGCGGCGCGGGGAGCGACCATCGCCTTCGAGGGCGAGGAGTTCGGCCTCTCGTCCCAGCGGCTCGCCGTCGGCGGCCAGCTCATCTCGGTGCGTGGCCTGTCGGGCACCTTCGATGAGCAGTACCTTCCTCTCTACGGCTTCCACCAGGGAGCGAACGCCGCCCTCGCGATCGCTGCCGTCGAGTCGCTCTTCGGCACCGTGAGCGCCGATGTCGTGACCGACGGGCTCGCTCAGGCGACGTCGCCGGGGCGACTGCAGCTCGTCGGGTCGCACCCGATCGTCGTGGCGGACGCCGCCCACAACCCCCACGGCGCACAGGCGCTCGTCTCGGGTCTGCGTGAGACGTTCGACGTCGACGAGTGGGGTGTCGTCGTCGGCGTGCTCGGAGACAAGGATGCTGCGGGGATCGTGGACGCGCTGGCCCCGGTGGCGGCACGCGTGTTCGCGACCGCTCCGGAATCGGAGCGCGCCAGCGACCCCGACCTCATCGCCGACCTCGCCGAGGCTCGAGGGGCCACGGTCTCGGTGCACCCCGGGCTCGATGACGCGGCGGAGGCCGCGCGCGAGTGGGCCGCAGCATCCGACCGCCGAGCCGTCGTCATCGCCGGCTCCGTCGTGCTCGCCGGAGAGGCGTTGCGCCTCTCCGAAGCCGAGGACTGGAAGAACGGGTGGCAGGAATGA
- a CDS encoding vitamin K epoxide reductase family protein → MSAPAASPQRPTAMAVWLIIAGVVGWWAAFSLTLERLHLLEDPNATASCDFNPLIQCGKNLVSAQGSVLGFPNPIIGLAAWMAPLFVGVAILAGARFARWFWWVFTLGTAGAFAFVVWLIVQSIFVIGTLCPWCMVTWVVTIPTFYVVLLHVLRTGIVPVPAGVRRGAAATMGWMPLLAVGSYAIIAIVAQLRLDVIGSLV, encoded by the coding sequence ATGAGCGCACCGGCAGCATCCCCGCAGCGTCCGACCGCGATGGCGGTCTGGCTGATCATCGCGGGGGTGGTCGGCTGGTGGGCCGCCTTCTCCCTCACGCTGGAGCGCCTGCACCTGCTGGAGGATCCGAACGCCACCGCCTCGTGCGATTTCAACCCGCTCATCCAATGCGGGAAGAACCTCGTCTCCGCACAGGGAAGCGTGCTCGGCTTCCCGAACCCGATCATCGGGCTCGCCGCATGGATGGCGCCGCTGTTCGTCGGCGTCGCGATCCTCGCCGGCGCGCGGTTCGCGCGCTGGTTCTGGTGGGTCTTCACACTCGGAACAGCGGGGGCATTCGCCTTCGTGGTGTGGCTGATCGTGCAGAGCATCTTCGTCATCGGCACGCTCTGCCCGTGGTGCATGGTGACGTGGGTCGTGACGATCCCGACGTTCTACGTCGTGCTTCTCCACGTCTTGCGAACCGGCATCGTCCCCGTACCCGCAGGGGTGCGGCGAGGAGCGGCGGCCACCATGGGGTGGATGCCGCTCCTCGCCGTGGGCAGCTACGCGATCATCGCGATCGTCGCCCAGCTGCGGCTGGACGTCATCGGCTCTCTCGTCTGA
- the ndk gene encoding nucleoside-diphosphate kinase has product MATEETLVLVKPDGVARGLTGAILARIEAKGYALVDIRLVEPERATLEQHYAEHEGKPFYEPLLEFMLSGPSVAIRLAGNRVIEGFRSLAGTTDPTTAAPGTIRGDFGRDWGLAVQQNLVHGSDSPESAARELAIWF; this is encoded by the coding sequence ATGGCGACCGAAGAGACTCTCGTACTCGTGAAGCCCGACGGCGTGGCCCGTGGCCTCACCGGCGCGATCCTCGCCCGCATCGAAGCGAAGGGGTACGCGCTCGTCGACATCCGGCTCGTGGAGCCCGAGCGCGCGACCCTGGAGCAGCACTACGCCGAGCACGAGGGCAAGCCGTTCTACGAGCCGCTGCTCGAATTCATGCTCTCCGGCCCGTCTGTGGCCATCCGCCTCGCCGGCAACCGCGTGATCGAGGGCTTCCGCTCGCTCGCGGGAACTACCGATCCCACGACCGCGGCGCCCGGCACGATCCGCGGTGACTTCGGGCGTGACTGGGGCCTCGCCGTGCAGCAGAACCTCGTGCACGGCAGCGACAGCCCCGAGTCGGCGGCGCGAGAGCTCGCCATCTGGTTCTGA
- a CDS encoding DUF4233 domain-containing protein — translation MSPRERKPRVRRQRGAEESLGSVVLGFESIVVFLGGLVVFGLRVLPDGIEPWWGIVGGVVLALLMVITSGFLRHRWAIGAGWALQVVLALGGFLVPALLLVALIFGGMWAYATIKGASLDRRNAALADPRTSNGN, via the coding sequence ATGAGCCCCCGGGAGCGCAAGCCCCGGGTGAGGCGACAGCGCGGCGCGGAGGAGTCGCTCGGCTCCGTCGTGCTCGGCTTCGAGTCGATCGTCGTCTTCCTCGGCGGGCTCGTGGTCTTCGGATTGCGCGTGCTGCCGGACGGCATCGAACCGTGGTGGGGGATCGTCGGCGGAGTGGTGCTGGCGCTGTTGATGGTCATCACATCGGGCTTCCTGCGTCACCGCTGGGCGATCGGCGCGGGGTGGGCGCTTCAGGTCGTCCTCGCCCTCGGCGGGTTCCTCGTGCCGGCGCTTCTCCTCGTCGCACTCATTTTCGGCGGCATGTGGGCGTATGCGACGATCAAGGGGGCGTCCCTCGACCGCCGAAACGCCGCACTGGCCGATCCCCGCACATCGAACGGAAACTGA